The Cloacibacillus sp. genome has a window encoding:
- the cas3 gene encoding CRISPR-associated helicase Cas3', whose product MNQEEYIAHFRYGEPPSQSVEDHLLGTAALARQYAAAIDLGDMGELLGLLHDWGKYSGSFQQYIKSSSGFLDQDSDDDGSSITGKTKKPLPMKGKIDHSTAGAQFVWKKPNCDGPDWIKKIFAEMTALIIAGHHGGLMDISSDGDDLLAIRMNKDDEKTHLTEIEPKISPQVSACVDELLCSGLMFLKLKELILEIKKIEDDITAESIKKLGHIGDESSMKLSCEQIKTAGKARLWFALGCLTKLLFSVLVDADRCDTVDFCVDKAAETRQNSNYTEWSVMSERLERYLSCFSTDGAVNQIRRNISDRCLEAAQKGRRGIFTLTVPTGGGKTLASMRFAIELAKCSLHDAHPIERIIYVIPYTTIIDQNAAKAREVLETDADRGRIVLECHSNLLEENETWEGKLLSENWDAPVVFTTNVQFLESLFSGGTKNVRRMHQLAHSVIIFDEIQTLPIKTVHLFCGALNFLVEHCGTTALLCTATQPLLNGVSKDYGALRYGAEDEIIPNASELFEALKRVEIKNCVKPGGYSINELSDMVIEKQGVHRSALAIVNTTTVARKLYGDIRAKLEAEAEIKVVHLSAQMCPAHRKVVLDNINALLKAGAPLICVSTQVMEAGVDVDFGCGIRSLAGFDSMVQAAGRCNREGRNKKIAPLFIVNPVDEKIDKLVDIKEGRRVAERILNEIPSTTTGTPSDILSLENISRYFRYYFYARHEEMRYNVNTADRDDNLFNLLSLNAKTKTPPARKLRQAFATAGNLFNVIEAPTKGVIVQYGEGRELVDQLTVNTDSAEVKKLLHRSQRFSVNVYPYQLDALVKSGGVYKQSICGASGAEVWILAAEFYSDEFGLSTEQVGKLKLEVT is encoded by the coding sequence ATGAATCAGGAAGAATACATAGCGCATTTTCGTTATGGAGAACCTCCTTCCCAAAGTGTAGAGGATCATCTTTTGGGAACTGCGGCGTTAGCCCGCCAATACGCAGCCGCCATTGACTTAGGTGACATGGGCGAATTGCTGGGGCTTCTCCATGATTGGGGCAAGTATTCCGGTAGTTTCCAACAGTACATAAAAAGTTCGTCCGGTTTTTTAGATCAGGACAGTGACGATGACGGCTCTTCTATAACAGGCAAAACGAAAAAACCATTACCCATGAAGGGGAAAATAGACCACTCGACAGCGGGCGCCCAGTTTGTGTGGAAAAAACCGAACTGTGATGGCCCGGATTGGATCAAAAAGATTTTCGCGGAGATGACGGCTCTTATTATTGCCGGGCATCATGGCGGTCTCATGGATATCTCCTCTGACGGTGACGATCTTCTTGCCATAAGGATGAACAAAGATGATGAGAAGACGCATCTCACAGAAATAGAACCCAAAATCTCACCACAAGTCTCTGCGTGTGTGGATGAATTACTCTGTTCCGGCCTGATGTTTTTAAAACTTAAAGAACTTATATTAGAAATCAAAAAAATAGAAGATGATATCACAGCGGAATCTATCAAAAAGTTGGGGCATATAGGGGACGAGTCCTCTATGAAACTAAGCTGCGAGCAAATTAAAACAGCCGGTAAGGCGCGGCTATGGTTCGCGTTGGGCTGCCTGACGAAATTACTATTTAGTGTTTTGGTAGATGCCGACCGCTGTGATACTGTGGATTTTTGTGTAGATAAAGCTGCCGAGACCAGGCAGAACTCGAACTACACAGAATGGTCGGTCATGTCAGAGCGACTTGAACGATACCTGTCTTGTTTTTCCACAGACGGCGCCGTCAATCAAATTCGCCGAAATATTTCAGATCGCTGCCTTGAGGCGGCACAAAAAGGCCGGCGCGGTATTTTTACTCTCACCGTTCCTACCGGCGGTGGGAAAACGCTGGCTAGCATGAGGTTTGCGATTGAATTGGCAAAATGTTCCCTTCATGATGCCCATCCCATTGAACGAATTATTTACGTTATCCCCTATACAACCATTATCGATCAGAACGCGGCCAAGGCGCGCGAGGTGCTTGAGACAGATGCGGACCGCGGGAGGATCGTGCTTGAATGCCATTCAAACCTGCTTGAAGAAAATGAGACATGGGAGGGCAAGCTCCTATCCGAAAACTGGGATGCCCCTGTTGTCTTCACCACCAACGTTCAATTTCTTGAGTCTCTTTTTTCCGGTGGAACAAAGAACGTCAGGCGAATGCATCAGTTGGCGCATTCGGTGATTATTTTCGATGAAATACAGACACTGCCGATAAAAACAGTACATCTGTTCTGTGGCGCGCTGAATTTTCTGGTTGAACATTGCGGAACTACAGCTCTTCTTTGCACTGCTACGCAGCCGCTGCTTAACGGTGTATCAAAAGATTACGGCGCTCTGCGCTACGGAGCGGAGGATGAGATTATCCCTAACGCAAGTGAACTCTTTGAAGCCCTCAAAAGGGTGGAGATAAAGAACTGCGTCAAGCCCGGCGGCTATTCCATCAATGAATTAAGCGACATGGTAATCGAAAAGCAAGGTGTTCATAGATCCGCCCTTGCCATCGTAAATACGACGACCGTTGCCAGGAAGCTTTATGGTGATATCAGAGCGAAGCTTGAGGCTGAGGCTGAGATCAAAGTCGTCCATCTAAGCGCTCAGATGTGCCCGGCCCACCGCAAGGTGGTTCTGGACAATATCAATGCGCTACTGAAGGCCGGTGCGCCTCTGATATGTGTCTCTACGCAGGTGATGGAGGCTGGCGTTGACGTAGATTTTGGGTGTGGGATACGATCACTTGCGGGTTTTGATTCGATGGTACAGGCTGCAGGGCGCTGCAATAGGGAGGGGCGAAACAAAAAGATAGCCCCGCTGTTTATTGTCAATCCCGTCGATGAGAAGATTGACAAACTTGTGGATATCAAAGAGGGGCGTCGCGTCGCAGAAAGGATATTAAACGAAATTCCCTCAACGACGACAGGGACGCCGTCGGATATTCTTTCACTCGAAAATATATCGCGCTATTTTAGATATTATTTTTACGCGCGTCATGAAGAGATGAGATATAACGTGAATACAGCGGATCGAGACGATAATTTATTTAATCTCCTTTCGTTGAATGCCAAAACAAAAACGCCTCCTGCGCGAAAGCTCAGGCAGGCATTCGCAACAGCTGGGAATCTGTTTAATGTCATTGAGGCGCCGACAAAGGGTGTTATCGTTCAATATGGCGAGGGAAGGGAGCTCGTGGATCAACTGACTGTCAATACAGATTCCGCAGAGGTGAAGAAGCTGCTTCATAGATCCCAGCGCTTTTCGGTGAACGTATATCCATATCAGCTTGATGCTCTCGTTAAATCTGGTGGGGTGTATAAACAATCTATCTGCGGTGCAAGCGGAGCTGAGGTTTGGATACTTGCCGCCGAATTCTATAGCGATGAGTTTGGGCTCAGCACTGAGCAAGTCGGAAAACTGAAATTGGAGGTGACGTAG